CTCGATGTCGTATTCCACCGGTGCGACACCCGAAGCAATCGATCCCTAAAAACAAGCGGAAGTTTTTTGGCTTTGAGTAATAAGAAAGTGGGGCGACTGGGAGCGCTGGGATTCGAACCCAGGACCAACGGCTTAAAAGGCCGCTGCTCTACCGGCTGAGCTACGCTCCCGCTCATTTTGAAGACCTTGAACAGGAACGCCTTACTTTATTCTTCGGGCGGGGCGAAGGCAAGCGAGGTGGGTGAATGGACTGGCCGCGCGGGGCCAGTGGGTGGCCGCGGAGGTTGTGTCGATTGGTTTTTGACCTGGGTATGCTTACGGCACGCGCACGGCGTTGTAAGAACTCCTCATGTGAATGTTGTGACGGGTTTTCCCTTCGGAAGGGGCCTCGTCGGCCCCGGTCGGCAAATGGCCGGATCGCCGGATTGTCTTGAGTGGCGAAGGGATCATGCGTGAGCGGTAATGCGTTCACCTGACTGGCCGGAGGAGTCGTCAGAAACGAGATGAAGGATGGTTCGGGTCCAATCAGCGGCGCGGCCTGCCGGTTTGAGTTCGGATGTCATCATTCCGACATCGACAACATTGACCCGCACGCCGGTTCCCTTGAGTTCCGCGGCGAGCAGCCGAGTCAATCCTTCGACGGCGTGGTTTCCGACGAGGTAGGCGCCCCATTCCGGTTTGACGTGGGTGGTGAGCGGCGTGGTGATGTGGACGATGGATCCGCTTCGTTGGCGGACCATCCACGGCAGGGCCTCGCGGCAGAGCAGGTAGGCGCCGGTGACATTTGTCGATATGACGTCGCGCCAGGGGTCTGCCGGATAATCGATGATTGGGAGGCGAGGTCCGAGGACGAGGGCGGCGTTGACAATGGCGTCGATTCGTCCGAAGCGCTGCACGACGCGATGAATGATCCGGACGACGTTTTCCTCATATCGCAGATCGCAGGGGATAATCATGGGGGACTCGCCGCGTTTCGCGAGGGATAGCTCGAGTTGCGGCAGGTTCGCCATGCGCCGGACGCCGAGGGCGAGCTTTGCGCCGGCATCGAGAAATTCATCGACGAGGACTCGGCCCATTGGTCCGGTTGCTCCCGTGAGGAGGACCACCTTCCCGCGAACTGAGCCAGTGGTTTCGGGCATGATCTTCCTTTCGTTCGGATGGTCCCGTGCGGAGTCGTTCGACTTCTTGTTCATCAAGACCGCGTCTTCGTGTGTCATGGGTCTTGCATCCGGGCAGCTGCGAACCGGTCGCTTCTGTCGGCGATATAGCGGGCTACGCGTTGCTATTTGAAACTGTTACACCCAGGCCGGGGCCGCCACCAATGCGCAGCCTGCCGCATCGCCCATCAATTCCGGTGAATGGATCGTTGCTGATCAGCAAATGCCCGTCGAGGTCGAGCCAATCGACAAGCGGGGCAAGCTGCGCGGCCGCGGCGATGCCAAGCGAGCTTTCGATCATGCAGCCGAGCATGATTTTCATGCCGTAAGCCTTCGCAAGGTGGATCATTTTCAGTGCCGGCCTGATGCCGCCGCACTTTCCGAGCTTGATATTGATGCCGTCGACGCAACCGGCGAGGCGAAGGACGTCGGCAGGTCGAACGCAGCTTTCGTCGGCGATGATCGGAAGGATCGCGGCCTCGCGCAGTCGTCGCAGGCCGTCGATATCGTTGGCGGGTAGCGGCTGTTCGACGAATTCGACGCGGGATTCTTTCAGCTCTGGAAGGGCTTCGAGCGCCTGTCGGACGGTCCAGCCCATGTTGGCGTCGACTCGGATTAACTTGTCCGGTGCGTTCCGACGAATGACGCGGAGGGCTTGGTCGCCTTCGGGGGTTCCGACTTTGACCTTGAGGATTGGAAACTCGGCGGCGTCGCGCGTCTTGGCAGCCACTATTTCGGAATCATCGATGCCGATTGTGAAGGAAGTGAGTGGATGGTTTTTCGGATTCAGGCCGAGCCACTCAACGGTTGGCACGCCATGACGTTTGCCGATCCAGTCGTGAATCGCGGCGTCGACAGCGGCGACCGTGGCGAGTTGGTCATCGAAGCGGGCGATGAGATCGTGGCTGATGTCTTCGATGTGAATCGGGTTTCGACCGGCGAGCAGCGCCTGCATTGAGTGCAGTGCGGCTTCGGATGAATCGAGCGTTTGTCGATAGGTGTCCATCGGGACCGCTTCGCCCCAGCCGACCACGCCATCGTGTTCGAGTTGAACCCAGATGGTTTCCTTGTCCAGTCGTACCGCTTTCGCGGTGCGGAATGGGTTTGTGGGCCTGATTGAAATTCGCCGCCATGTGAGTTTCATCGTTGTCGGATTTCAATGTGGTATCGCGATTGCGCCAAGCGTCCAAAGTCGATGAATTGGAGCGGCGGATAAGGGTGCGGTCGAGGCGGCCTTCGGGGACGGTTTTTGGGGGGAAGGTTTGTGGCGGGGTTCCCGGGTACATATGGAGTGTAACTTATGCTGGGACAAACAATAAGGGCGGATGCGGCAATCGCCGGGGGGCTTTGTTGCGTCCTGCCGCGAGTTCGGTATGATTTCGCGGTCGGAAGCAGACGGGTCTATTTGACCGCGAGTTCGCAAATGGACTCCCCATCGGCAGCGAGGGCGGCTATGATACGCGGCTTCGCGTTTGCCGAATTGGGGGAATGCGAATCGGGTGTTGCCATGCAGGCGCGTGGAAATGGCCTGCAGCCGCGAGCGCGGTGATCGTTAATTTGGGAGACCTATGTCATTGTCACTGATACCTGTCAAAATCGCCGGAACCGGTAGTTTTCTTCCCGGTCCGCCGGTTCCGAATGATCGTGTTGAAGCGATTCTCGGTCCCCTTGATAACGCACCGACGAAGGTGAAGCGATTTGTCGGCAACCTCGGTCAGGAGATGCTTGATCGTGGCGGTGTGAAGACCCGGCATTTCGCCGTTGATCCCGAGACCGGCGACATGACACACAACTTCAGCACGCTGGCTGAGCAGGCAGCTCGTCGCGCGCTGGAGATGGCGGACATGGAGCCGCAGGAAATTGAGCTGCTTCTGATCTCCTGTCCTTCTTATGATCAGAGTACGCCGCCGACCAGTGCGCTGCTTCAAGAGCGGCTGGCGATTCAGAACTGCGCTGAGATCGAGGTTCACTCGAACTGCTCGGGCGTCGGCAAGAGCACTCAGATTGCTTTTGACGCGATCCGGACCGGTCGCTACAAGTCGGCGCTGGTCTGCTACAGCCAGCTTTCGTCGATTTATCTGCGGTCGTGCTACTTCAACCAGCCAAAGGTGGACAAAGTTCATGCCGCGCTGCGGTGGATTCTCGCGGACGGCGCCGGGGCGATGGTGTTGAAGGCGGCGGACGAAGGCGACACGAGCCGTCGCATTATCGATACATTTGTGGAGTCCGTTGGCGCGGGCCGACCGGCGGGTATGACCGCGGGTGGCGCTGCTGCGGACCTGATGAAGACGACGCAGCAGATTCCGGAGCTTTACAACGAGGGACTGCATCATCTTTGGCAGGATTTCACCGCGGTGAATGACAACGCGGCGCCGCTGCTCTTGCAGGGGCTCGTGAATTTCACCACTCGATTGAAGATCAATCCGGGCACGGTGGACCACTACGTTGTGTCGATTCCGACGACGCAGTTGTACGAAGACCATATTCCGGCGTTTCTCGATCGGTTGCACATCGGGCGGGACAACATCAAGTTCCGAAGCAACAAGATCGGGTATTGCGGCGGAGCGGCGACGCTTCTGCACTTCGACCAGATGGTTCGCGAAGGCGAGATCAAGCCGGGCGAGCTGGCCATCGTGCACGCGGTCGAATCGAGCAAGTGGATGACGGCGGGTTTCGCGGTTCGATGGTAGAGAATCTTCCTCCGCAAACACCGGATCCATCGGAAAAGCCATTCGCACTAAGGGCTGTGGTATTCACCGCAGCCTTTCTGCTTTTCATTCTGGGCCTTGTGCCTTCGATTTTTCATGTCGTGGGCCAACTGATTGTCAGCGACACGACCTTCTGGGGCGAAGCTCGGAATTTCTGGCGGCAATTTGGCGCGCTGATCGGGCATTCGATCTTCATCATTGGCCTGGCGTCTTATCTGTTCTGCTCCGGCTGGTTGATTGCGCTGGGGCGGGGCCCGCACGTCGAGTTCGATCCGCCGAAGGTATTTGTGGCGACCGGGCCTTACCGCTGGGTTCGTAATCCGGTGGTGATCACCCTGCTTGTCACGGCTCTGGGAGAGGCGATCGCGCTGAATTCGATCGGCATCTTCGTCCTGGTGCTCGTCGGGATGCCGCTGGCGCATCTGCAGGTCACGAAGATCGAGGAGCCCAACTTGCGTGGGCGATTCGGGCAGTCGTACATCGACTATTGCTCGCGCGTCAATCGTTGGCTGCCATCGCGGCCGGCCGATTAGATCGCGATTGCCTATTCCCAGCTTCGCGAGATCTCATGAAAGCCCTTGTCACAGGCGGAACCGGATTTGTCGGGAGCCATCTCATCGCGGCGTTGCGCGATGCGGGTGACGACGTGCGTGCGATCGTGCGCTCCGAGAAGAAGCGCGTCGAGGTGGAATCTCTCGGCGCTGAGCCGGTTCCGGCTGATCTGGACGATGCTGATTCGCTCGTTCGCGCCTGCGAAAGCTGCGACGTGGTCTATCACGCGGCCGCCCGCGTGGAGATCGTCGGCAGCGAGTCCGAGTTCCAGCGGACGACGGTGGACGGTACACGGCGCGTCCTTGAGGCGGCTGCCGCGAATCGAGTCGGGCGCTTCGTTCAGGTGAGTTCCTGCGGAATCTATCATCCGAAGCTGTTCAAATCGGGACAGGAGATCGACGAATTCACGCCGACGCCGATGCCTCCGGCGTGGTTTCCCTATGGTCGGGCAAAGTTGCGTGCGGAGGAGTTGGTGCGGCAGTCCTGTCCGCCGGAGATGGAGTGGGTGATCGTGCGGCTGGGCTACCTGTTCGGTCCCGGCAACCGGACGATGAAGACGCACGTCGAGCCGGCGATGCGCGACAAGATGATGTCACTCGTGGGCAGCGGCGACAACGAGATGGCGATGGTCTATGTGGCGGACGTGGCGCGGGCGATCATGCTGGCGGGCAGGGTGCCGAAGGCGGCCCGGCAGATTCTGATTGCGGCCGGTTTTGAGCGGGTGACGCAGCGTCAGTACTTCGACGCGATGGCCGATTGTTTCGGCATTCCGCGCGTGACCCGGCGAACGCCTTATTGGCTGGCGTTTCTGGCAGGAATGGTGGGGGAGCGGATTTTCCGCAAATCGCCTCGTCGCGATTCAATTCGTCGGTCGGCGGTTGCGCTGACGGGTCTGCCTCAGCGGGTGTCCTGTCGGCATACCCAGGAATTGATCGGCTGGAAACCCGAGGTCACATTCGCCGACGGCATGTGTCGCGCGGTGGAATGGTTTCGTGCGGAGTATGGGGGGGAGCCTTCGTCCTTCGCGCCTGCCCGCGATTCGCAGATGAAATCGAGAAAAGCGCTTCGGTCCGATGCGTGATCGGCGCGCGGAGCTTCCATTGAAGAGATGGAAGCTGCCCAATCATCAAAATCCGTTACAGGTGCGGCGCTGCGGCGAAGGTGGCCGACGTCTGCCGAACGATCGGAGCCGACGCGCGGGTCGTGACACCCTTGGTTCGGGATCTCGGCTTCGCCGGCTTGGCAGGTTTCACGTTGGACTTGTCCGTGAAGAAGCTGCCGGTTTCGCGAATGCGCTTGTATCGCCGCTTGAGGAGGGTGTCGATCTTGGATCGGCGAAGCTCCTTGAGCGATTCAACGATGTACTGTTCAAGGCTTGCCGCCGCGGCGGCCGGATCGCGATGAGCGCCGCCCATCGGTTCCTTGATCACATCATCGACGAGGTGTAGATGCTTCAGCTCTTTTGAGGTGAATTTGAGGGCGTTGGCGGCCGTCTTTGCGTGCTCGGCGCTCTTCCAGAGGATGGCCGCACAGCCTTCGGGTGAGATCACGGAGTAGTAGGCGTGCTCGAGCATGGCGAGTCGATCTCCGACTCCGATGCCCAGCGCGCCACCGGACCCGCCTTCTCCGATGACGACGCAGACAATGGGCGTTCGAAGCCGGGCCATCTCCATGAGATTGACTGCAATCGCCGTTGAGATGCCGCGCTCTTCCGCGCCGATGCCGGGGTAGGCTCCAGCGGTGTCAATCAGGCAGACGACGGGCAGGCCGAATTTCTCGGCAAGCTTCATCTTCGCGAGCGCCTTGCGATATCCTTCCGGATGAGCCATTCCGAAGCAGTTTTCGATGCGCTCTTTGGTGTCTTTTCCCTTGTTGTGCCCGACGAACAGGCATTTGAAGCTGCCGATGCGGCCGAAGCCGGTGATGATGGCCCGGTCGTCCCGGAAGTTTCGATCACCGTGAAGCTCGCAAAAGTCGCGAACCATGAGGTTGAGGTAGTCCGGCACGAGCGGACGCTTCGGGTGCCGAGCCATCTGAACCGTTTCCCATGCGTCAAGATTGCAGTACAGCTTCTTTCGGGCCGCCTGCAACTCGGTTCGGAGTGTTCGGATCATCTCGGAATGGTCGCGGCCGGTTACGGATTGGGCGGCCT
This genomic interval from Phycisphaerae bacterium contains the following:
- a CDS encoding NAD-dependent epimerase/dehydratase family protein gives rise to the protein MKALVTGGTGFVGSHLIAALRDAGDDVRAIVRSEKKRVEVESLGAEPVPADLDDADSLVRACESCDVVYHAAARVEIVGSESEFQRTTVDGTRRVLEAAAANRVGRFVQVSSCGIYHPKLFKSGQEIDEFTPTPMPPAWFPYGRAKLRAEELVRQSCPPEMEWVIVRLGYLFGPGNRTMKTHVEPAMRDKMMSLVGSGDNEMAMVYVADVARAIMLAGRVPKAARQILIAAGFERVTQRQYFDAMADCFGIPRVTRRTPYWLAFLAGMVGERIFRKSPRRDSIRRSAVALTGLPQRVSCRHTQELIGWKPEVTFADGMCRAVEWFRAEYGGEPSSFAPARDSQMKSRKALRSDA
- a CDS encoding 3-oxoacyl-ACP synthase III family protein; its protein translation is MSLIPVKIAGTGSFLPGPPVPNDRVEAILGPLDNAPTKVKRFVGNLGQEMLDRGGVKTRHFAVDPETGDMTHNFSTLAEQAARRALEMADMEPQEIELLLISCPSYDQSTPPTSALLQERLAIQNCAEIEVHSNCSGVGKSTQIAFDAIRTGRYKSALVCYSQLSSIYLRSCYFNQPKVDKVHAALRWILADGAGAMVLKAADEGDTSRRIIDTFVESVGAGRPAGMTAGGAAADLMKTTQQIPELYNEGLHHLWQDFTAVNDNAAPLLLQGLVNFTTRLKINPGTVDHYVVSIPTTQLYEDHIPAFLDRLHIGRDNIKFRSNKIGYCGGAATLLHFDQMVREGEIKPGELAIVHAVESSKWMTAGFAVRW
- a CDS encoding dipeptide epimerase, producing MKLTWRRISIRPTNPFRTAKAVRLDKETIWVQLEHDGVVGWGEAVPMDTYRQTLDSSEAALHSMQALLAGRNPIHIEDISHDLIARFDDQLATVAAVDAAIHDWIGKRHGVPTVEWLGLNPKNHPLTSFTIGIDDSEIVAAKTRDAAEFPILKVKVGTPEGDQALRVIRRNAPDKLIRVDANMGWTVRQALEALPELKESRVEFVEQPLPANDIDGLRRLREAAILPIIADESCVRPADVLRLAGCVDGINIKLGKCGGIRPALKMIHLAKAYGMKIMLGCMIESSLGIAAAAQLAPLVDWLDLDGHLLISNDPFTGIDGRCGRLRIGGGPGLGVTVSNSNA
- a CDS encoding isoprenylcysteine carboxylmethyltransferase family protein, giving the protein MVENLPPQTPDPSEKPFALRAVVFTAAFLLFILGLVPSIFHVVGQLIVSDTTFWGEARNFWRQFGALIGHSIFIIGLASYLFCSGWLIALGRGPHVEFDPPKVFVATGPYRWVRNPVVITLLVTALGEAIALNSIGIFVLVLVGMPLAHLQVTKIEEPNLRGRFGQSYIDYCSRVNRWLPSRPAD
- a CDS encoding SDR family oxidoreductase; this encodes MTHEDAVLMNKKSNDSARDHPNERKIMPETTGSVRGKVVLLTGATGPMGRVLVDEFLDAGAKLALGVRRMANLPQLELSLAKRGESPMIIPCDLRYEENVVRIIHRVVQRFGRIDAIVNAALVLGPRLPIIDYPADPWRDVISTNVTGAYLLCREALPWMVRQRSGSIVHITTPLTTHVKPEWGAYLVGNHAVEGLTRLLAAELKGTGVRVNVVDVGMMTSELKPAGRAADWTRTILHLVSDDSSGQSGERITAHA
- a CDS encoding acetyl-CoA carboxylase carboxyltransferase subunit alpha, with the protein product MSENSNGARSFELGAYLEFERPLAKLEKQVEELEAAQSVTGRDHSEMIRTLRTELQAARKKLYCNLDAWETVQMARHPKRPLVPDYLNLMVRDFCELHGDRNFRDDRAIITGFGRIGSFKCLFVGHNKGKDTKERIENCFGMAHPEGYRKALAKMKLAEKFGLPVVCLIDTAGAYPGIGAEERGISTAIAVNLMEMARLRTPIVCVVIGEGGSGGALGIGVGDRLAMLEHAYYSVISPEGCAAILWKSAEHAKTAANALKFTSKELKHLHLVDDVIKEPMGGAHRDPAAAAASLEQYIVESLKELRRSKIDTLLKRRYKRIRETGSFFTDKSNVKPAKPAKPRSRTKGVTTRASAPIVRQTSATFAAAPHL